Proteins from one Paraburkholderia acidisoli genomic window:
- a CDS encoding carbon-nitrogen hydrolase family protein, translating into MQLELAQIPVVDGAVAPNLARVLDTIGQRRAGTDLVVFPEATLTGFPTRDNVRDLAQTLDGPSLGAVRDAARAHRVGVAVGLSEREGERFYNTTVLIDEQGEIALRYRKTHLWASDVGVFTPGDRFEVCEFKGMTVGMLICYDIEFPESGRAVASLGAEMLIVTNGNMDPFGPVHRRAIVARAMENQMFAALVNRVGDGDDNLTFPGESALISPFGDVLCELQQEDAVLHASADRALLAQSREHYSYLHDARVALDLVDENDAQGRRSLNLRPRAPQAR; encoded by the coding sequence ATGCAACTCGAACTCGCGCAGATTCCCGTCGTGGACGGCGCCGTCGCGCCCAACCTCGCCCGCGTGCTGGACACGATCGGCCAACGCCGCGCCGGCACCGATCTCGTCGTCTTCCCGGAAGCCACGCTCACCGGCTTTCCCACGCGCGACAACGTGCGCGATCTCGCGCAAACGCTCGACGGTCCTTCGCTCGGCGCGGTGCGCGACGCCGCGCGCGCCCACCGCGTGGGCGTGGCCGTGGGCCTCTCCGAGCGCGAAGGCGAGCGCTTCTACAACACCACGGTGCTGATCGACGAACAGGGCGAGATCGCGCTGCGTTACCGCAAGACGCACCTGTGGGCCTCCGACGTGGGCGTGTTCACGCCCGGCGACCGCTTCGAAGTGTGCGAATTCAAGGGCATGACGGTCGGCATGCTGATCTGCTACGACATCGAATTTCCCGAATCCGGGCGCGCCGTGGCGTCGCTCGGCGCGGAAATGCTGATCGTGACGAACGGCAACATGGACCCGTTCGGCCCCGTGCACCGTCGCGCGATCGTGGCCCGCGCGATGGAGAACCAGATGTTCGCGGCACTCGTGAACCGCGTGGGCGACGGCGACGACAACCTTACGTTCCCCGGCGAGTCGGCGCTCATCAGCCCGTTCGGCGACGTGCTCTGCGAACTGCAACAGGAAGACGCCGTGCTGCACGCGAGCGCCGACCGCGCGCTGCTCGCGCAAAGCCGCGAGCACTACAGCTATCTGCACGACGCGCGCGTCGCGCTCGATCTCGTGGACGAGAACGACGCGCAGGGGCGCCGCTCGCTCAACCTGCGCCCGCGCGCGCCGCAAGCGCGCTGA
- a CDS encoding helix-turn-helix transcriptional regulator, whose product MEGDWQDRAFHHHIATLIDALDGPDFWTRLTRVIERFVAFDNWVALVFVRDRAPLVCAESPTPDGAVDLLFRAYLDGMYQLDPFYINACERPRAGLVTLAEVAPDNFRITDYYQRYFKSNIIGDEVQFNLPFEIGRTLIFSLGARRHYAERDIAQFALFAPWVVALMRQRLAYESLAQSAIDSALAGRDATPEQEALSEAGFASRFEAVTQQSGRTPLTAREIEVVRLSLSGFSTRAIAERLDISFETVRAHKKHIYAKLGVSSQSELFALFYEPMGAVGSIGSIGHAGG is encoded by the coding sequence ATGGAAGGCGACTGGCAAGATCGCGCGTTCCATCATCACATCGCCACGCTGATCGACGCGCTCGACGGCCCCGACTTCTGGACTCGCCTCACGCGCGTGATCGAGCGCTTCGTCGCGTTCGACAACTGGGTCGCGCTCGTGTTCGTGCGCGATCGCGCGCCGCTCGTCTGCGCCGAATCGCCCACGCCCGACGGCGCCGTGGACCTGTTGTTCCGCGCGTACCTCGACGGCATGTATCAGCTCGATCCGTTCTACATCAACGCGTGCGAGCGGCCGCGCGCGGGCCTCGTCACGCTCGCCGAAGTCGCGCCCGACAACTTTCGTATCACCGACTACTACCAGCGCTATTTCAAGAGCAACATCATCGGCGACGAAGTGCAGTTCAACCTGCCGTTCGAGATTGGCCGCACGCTGATTTTTTCGCTGGGCGCGCGGCGCCATTACGCCGAACGCGACATCGCGCAATTCGCGCTGTTCGCGCCGTGGGTGGTCGCGCTCATGCGGCAGCGGCTCGCGTACGAAAGCCTCGCGCAGAGCGCCATCGACAGCGCCCTGGCCGGGCGTGACGCAACGCCGGAACAGGAAGCGTTGAGCGAGGCGGGATTCGCGAGCCGGTTCGAAGCGGTCACGCAGCAGAGCGGGCGCACGCCGCTTACGGCGCGCGAGATCGAGGTGGTGCGGCTGAGCCTGAGCGGCTTTTCCACGCGCGCGATCGCGGAGCGGCTCGACATTTCGTTCGAGACCGTGCGTGCGCACAAGAAGCACATTTACGCGAAGCTCGGCGTGAGTTCGCAGTCGGAATTGTTCGCGCTGTTTTACGAGCCGATGGGCGCCGTCGGGTCTATCGGTTCCATCGGGCACGCGGGCGGGTAA
- a CDS encoding GntR family transcriptional regulator: MTTVQAKEGQRSLPQTIRDQLRDEILRGVLAPGAQLRQESLAERFGASRIPVREALRQLEAEGLVSYQLNRGAVVIAMSTGEICELLDIRAALETYAARLAVPNMAAADINAMKRILAAYDAAGSPAEWAECNRQFHLALCAPANNARLRKMIEAYCLSTTNRYPHLRMSLDTEKTEVQDDHYAIVEACKRRDVNEVVALIERHILDTKREVMAAARHAGRET, from the coding sequence ATGACCACAGTGCAGGCCAAGGAAGGTCAGCGTTCGCTGCCTCAAACGATCCGCGACCAGTTGCGCGACGAGATCCTGCGCGGCGTGCTCGCGCCGGGCGCGCAACTGCGCCAGGAAAGCCTCGCGGAACGCTTCGGCGCGAGCCGCATTCCGGTGCGCGAGGCGCTGCGGCAACTGGAGGCGGAAGGGCTCGTGAGCTATCAGCTCAATCGCGGCGCCGTGGTCATCGCCATGTCCACGGGCGAGATCTGCGAATTGCTCGACATACGCGCGGCGCTGGAAACGTATGCCGCCAGGCTCGCGGTGCCGAACATGGCCGCCGCCGACATTAACGCGATGAAGCGCATCCTCGCCGCGTACGACGCCGCCGGTTCGCCCGCCGAGTGGGCCGAGTGCAATCGCCAGTTCCATCTCGCGCTCTGCGCGCCCGCGAACAACGCGCGGCTGCGCAAGATGATCGAGGCGTACTGCCTGAGCACGACGAACCGTTACCCGCATCTGCGCATGTCGCTCGACACGGAAAAGACCGAGGTGCAGGACGACCATTACGCGATCGTCGAGGCCTGCAAGCGTCGCGACGTGAACGAGGTGGTGGCGCTGATCGAGCGGCATATTCTCGATACGAAGCGCGAAGTGATGGCCGCCGCGCGTCACGCGGGGCGGGAGACGTAA
- a CDS encoding APC family permease: MTSASTPPASGAHEPHLKRTLGLPSVLLFGLAYMAPLIVYGTYGVLAGASQDTAALAYLVALIAIVFTALSYGKLARLFPVAGSAYTYTRKSFSAHLGFMIGWATLLDYFFLPMVIWLIGAAYLTAAFPSIPSWVWIVAFIVLTSGLNVLGIELAARFNIVLMIVQLGIAAMFVVLCCHYASAAAGAGGLLTAQPFFQPHVPLSATMAGAAIAAYSYLGFDAVSTLTEETIEPEKTIPRAIVLIALIGGAIFVIAAYTLQLAHPGAVFKDPDSAAFEIARKVGGDVFVTIFLAGLILAQFASGISAQASVGRLLYAMGRDEVLPKSIFGYIHPRFRTPAINIVIAGIVGLIALKLDVATSTSFINFGAFLAFTSVNLCVIRQYFSGAPGTRGFGVMGGLVFPLLGAITDIWLLCSLEKTAIVLGVVWFVLGLAYLGWITRCFRRAPPEMAV; encoded by the coding sequence ATGACTTCCGCCTCGACGCCGCCCGCCAGCGGCGCACACGAACCGCATCTCAAGCGCACGCTCGGCTTGCCCTCCGTGCTTCTGTTCGGCCTTGCCTACATGGCGCCGCTGATCGTCTACGGCACCTACGGCGTGCTCGCCGGCGCGAGCCAGGACACCGCGGCGCTCGCGTACCTCGTCGCGCTCATCGCCATCGTGTTCACGGCGCTCAGCTACGGCAAGCTCGCGCGCCTCTTTCCCGTGGCCGGATCGGCGTACACGTACACACGCAAGAGCTTCAGCGCGCACCTCGGTTTCATGATCGGCTGGGCCACGCTGCTCGACTACTTCTTCCTGCCGATGGTGATCTGGCTGATCGGCGCGGCGTATCTGACGGCCGCGTTCCCGAGCATTCCGTCGTGGGTGTGGATCGTCGCGTTCATCGTGCTGACGAGCGGCCTGAACGTGCTCGGCATCGAACTCGCCGCGCGCTTCAACATCGTGCTGATGATCGTGCAACTCGGCATTGCCGCGATGTTCGTCGTGCTGTGCTGCCACTATGCTTCGGCCGCGGCCGGTGCCGGCGGCCTGCTCACCGCGCAGCCGTTTTTCCAGCCGCACGTGCCGCTTTCGGCGACGATGGCGGGCGCCGCGATCGCCGCGTATTCGTACCTCGGCTTCGACGCCGTCTCCACGTTGACGGAAGAAACCATCGAGCCGGAAAAGACCATTCCGCGCGCCATCGTGCTGATCGCGCTGATTGGCGGCGCGATCTTCGTGATCGCCGCCTACACGCTGCAACTCGCGCATCCCGGCGCCGTGTTCAAGGACCCGGATTCGGCCGCGTTCGAAATCGCGCGCAAAGTGGGCGGCGACGTGTTCGTGACGATCTTCCTCGCGGGCCTGATCCTCGCGCAGTTCGCCTCGGGCATCTCGGCGCAGGCGAGCGTCGGCCGTCTGCTCTACGCAATGGGCCGCGACGAAGTGCTGCCCAAGTCGATCTTCGGCTACATTCATCCGCGTTTCCGCACGCCCGCGATCAACATCGTGATCGCCGGCATCGTGGGCCTCATCGCGCTCAAGCTCGACGTGGCGACCTCGACCTCGTTCATCAACTTCGGCGCGTTCCTCGCGTTCACGTCCGTGAACCTGTGCGTGATCCGCCAGTACTTCAGCGGCGCGCCGGGCACCCGCGGCTTCGGCGTGATGGGCGGCCTCGTGTTCCCGCTGCTCGGCGCGATCACCGACATCTGGCTGCTGTGCAGCCTCGAAAAGACGGCCATCGTGCTCGGCGTGGTGTGGTTCGTGCTCGGCCTCGCCTACCTCGGCTGGATCACGCGTTGCTTCCGCCGCGCGCCGCCCGAAATGGCGGTGTGA